The nucleotide sequence TGCCGGCGTTTTCGTTCGCGGGCATAGGCGCTCGCATCGAGCCGATGACAGAGGGTGCACCGCCTCCGTATGGAATTCCGTCCGACGAGGCCGACCTCCTGATCCGCCACGCGCAGTACGGCTGCCTGAGCGTCGTGGTCAGGTCCAAATCCGCTGCAATTCCGCTCGTCTTCCAGCAGGTCCGCATCCGGCAGGGGCGTTTTGCATTGCCTGCGATGCAGCTGGTCTATTGTCGCAACATATCGGATTACATCGCCTACGCCGGCGCGGTCGGCCGCTATCTGCTGCCTCGCGGCTATGTATCGGTCATGATCGATGCCAACGGACCGGTGGCCGGTCTCATCGGCGTCTATACCGAGCGCCGCGGACGCAAGTACATCAAGGGGCCGCAACCGCCGCGGCTCGGCGATCTCAGTGACACCGAGCTTCCGCTCTATGGCGCCTGACCTAGGCGGCGGCTCTGACGGAATGCGCATGGTCCCAATACAATCTCCGCGCCCGGTTGAACACCGGGCCGATCGGCAGCGTCCTGTCGTCGATGCGGATGACAGGGGCGACCTTGGCGAAATTGCCGGATGAGAAGATCTCGTCGGCCTTCAGAAAGTCCTCGTAGCGCAGCGTCGTCTCGACCACGCTGACACCGTCACCGCGCAGCAGCTCGATCACACGCTGGCGGGTGATGCCGTTGAGGAAGGTGCCGTTCGGCACCGACGTGAAGACGACGCCGTCCTTGACCATGAACACGTTAGCGTTGCCAAACTCCGCGACATTGCCGAGCATGTCGAGCATCAGGCAGTTGTTGAAGCCGCGCGAGGCTGCCTCGATCAGCGCCCGCGAATTGTTCGGATAGAGGCAGGCGGCCTTGGCGTCGACCGGCGCGCATTCGGCGGTCGGCCGCCGGAACGGGGACAGCGTGATCGCATTGCCGGTCGGCTGCGGCATCGGTGCTTCGTAGATGCACAGGCACCAGTTGGTGGTCTCGGGGTCGAACAGCACGCCACCGCCGGCGCCATGCTGCGCCCAATACATCGGGCGGATGTAGAGCTCCGCATTGGCACCGAAGCGCGCGATGCCTTCGCGCGCCAGTCCCATCCAGGTCTCCACATCGACGACCGGCTTGAGCCGGAAATTGACGGCCGACTGATTGACCCGCGCGCAGTGGCGATCGAGGTCCGGCGTGACGCCCTCGAAGGCCCGCGCGCCATCGAACACGGTCGATGCCAGCCAGGTCGCATGGGTTCGCACGCCCATGATCGGCGCATTGCCCTCGCGCCA is from Bradyrhizobium sp. ORS 285 and encodes:
- a CDS encoding branched-chain amino acid aminotransferase, with protein sequence MTHIVKPVSYSQTWTFFDGDWREGNAPIMGVRTHATWLASTVFDGARAFEGVTPDLDRHCARVNQSAVNFRLKPVVDVETWMGLAREGIARFGANAELYIRPMYWAQHGAGGGVLFDPETTNWCLCIYEAPMPQPTGNAITLSPFRRPTAECAPVDAKAACLYPNNSRALIEAASRGFNNCLMLDMLGNVAEFGNANVFMVKDGVVFTSVPNGTFLNGITRQRVIELLRGDGVSVVETTLRYEDFLKADEIFSSGNFAKVAPVIRIDDRTLPIGPVFNRARRLYWDHAHSVRAAA